A stretch of DNA from Spirosoma endbachense:
ATGGCCCGCTCAGTTTGCATGTGTTTATGTATGGTGAATACGGCAACTCAGTCCTTAATCTGGCCAAGCAGCAGTGGTTATTAGACGGATTGGGCGTGTCGGCCATGCGGCTGGATCGCTGGTCACCCACGAATCCGAACGGAATTTATCCGGGGGCGGGGGCATCGAATCCCCAGCGCGTCAGCTCGATTATGGTCGAAGATGGGTCATTCCTGCGTATCCAGACCATCGCACTGACCTGCAAACTACCTTCGTTCTCCAAGTTTATCAAAAATGCCCGGATTGGCATCGGGGTTGATAATCTGGCAGTGCTGACGAAATACACGGGCTATGATCCTGAGCTGAATTCATACGGTTCCAGTAACACGACTAAAGGGATGGATCGTTACGGTTATCCATCGGCCCGCACCTTCCGTCTTGATCTTAAACTGGGTTTTTAACTCCTAACCAGCCATTTCCATGATTACCCTAGTTAAAACCAACAAAGTCGCAGCCATCTGCGTGGGGTTACTCCTCGCCGGAAGCACTGGCTGTCAGGATATATTAGACGAAAAAGTATACAGCCAGGTTGCCGTCGATGCCTTTTACAAAACCAGCGATCAGGCGCAGCTGGCATTGAACGGCGTGTATACACGACTCTGGGACGATACGTATCGCGATGGCCAGTGGGTGACGCTGGGCGATGTAACGGCGGGCATCCTGATTGGGGGTGGCTCGGCCAACGGTTCCGGCGATCGATCAGGCGTTACCAACGATTTCAATACGTTCTCCTGGAATTCCGACGCGCTTGAATTATCGACGGCCTGGGATTTTTATTATGCCGCCATCAACCGGGCGAACGTATTGATTGATAAACTGGCTGGTTCTACGATCTCGAACAAGGCGCGGCTGGATGGCGAAACCCGGTTTTTGCGTGCTCTTTTTTACTTTAACCTGGTCCGTATTTTCGGTGGCGTTCCGCTCCAAACGCAGGGTACTACGGATCTGAGTGAAGTAAACAAACCGCGCAACACTGCCGAAGAAGTTTACGCATTTATTGGTAAAGATCTGGAAACGGCCGCCAGCGAATTGAGTCCCTATAGCGAGGGCGATCATACCGCGGGCAAGGCGACCTCGCTGGCTGCTACGTCGCTGCTGGCGAAGGTGTACCTGCAACAACGGCAATGGCAAAAAGCTGCCGATGAAGCCAGGAAAGTAATCGATTCGAAAGCGTTCGACCTGATGGCCGATTATGAAACCATTGTGAACCCAGACTTTCGCAATGGCAAAGAAATGATCTTCTCGATCCAGCATGGCGGCAATGCCAATAGTACTTCGCAACTGTACCAGACCCGGATGATCTATCTGTTCGGGCCACCCGCCATGTCGTTGTCCAATGGGACCAGCATACAGTTCCACTTTCTGAAAGACCTGGTTATTTTCCAGGCGCGGAAGGAGTTTTTTGCCAACTCACCCGATACGTACCGAAAGTGGTGGTCGGTGCGGGATAAGATGCCGTACTACTACAAAAATGGCATCAAAGACCTGGTCCGTGATACGGTGAAAATGTACGCGCCATTCCTGACTAAATTCAATCGGGTCGACTTTTCGACAGGCATCCTGAAGGAAGGCGTGGACTATCCGTTGATTCGGTACGCGGATGTGCTGCTAACCTACGCCGAAGCGATCAATGAATTGGGGAACCCAACCCCGGCTGCCTACGAAGCTATCAATAAAGTCCGGCAACGGGCGCGGGCTGTGGGTACGGCCAATGCGCAGCCCGCCAGTCTTTACCCGGATTTAGCTGGGCTCAGCCAGGCACAATTTCGGGATGCGTTACTGACCGAACGGGCCCGTGAATTCGTTGGCGAAGGACATTATCGATGGGATTTGCTACGTCACGATCGACTGATTACCAACGCCAAACAACTGGGCATTACGGCAGCCGCCGACAAACACACACTGTTCCCGATTCCGGCGCTGCAACTAAGTCGCAACACGGCCTTAAAGCAAAACCCAGGGTATAATTAGGACTCATCAAGCTTAATTCTACTTAAACCTATAAGGTTTTTGAAACCTTATAGGTTTGAATGCAGCCAATCGCTATTTCTTACCTTTTTTATATTCTATGAATCAACGTAAACGCAATTCCTGGCTAAAGCTGATTGCACTTAATGCCTGTATGCTCAGCTCTCTTCTCAGCACCGATTTACTGGCGCAGACCAGTACTGACAAACCCACACAGATTGAAGTTGATCTGACGAAAGACAAAGGTCCACTGAAACCAATCTGGGCGTGGTTTGGCTATGACGAACCCAATTATACGTACATGAAGGACGGTAAGAAATTACTGACCGAAATCTCTAAGTTGAGTAAAGTGCCGGTCTACGTTCGGGTGCATAGTCTGCTGGTTACGGGCGACGGGGAGGCCGCGCTAAAATGGGGTTCCACCAATGCCTATACCGAAGACGCGAACGGCAAGCCAGTCTATAACTGGACCATCGTCGATAAGATTTTCGATACGTTCATCGAGCGCGGTATGAAACCCATTGCTCAGATTGGATTCATGCCGCAAGCTCTTTCCACGAAGCCTGAACCCTACCGGCACCATTGGAAACCCGGTGATAATTACAATGACATTTACCTCGGCTGGGCCTACCCACCCAAAGATTACGCCAAATGGAGCGAGCTGGTCTATCAGTGGGTGAAGCACTCCGTCGCGAAATACGGTCAGAAAGAGGTCGAAAGCTGGTACTGGGAACTCTGGAATGAACCCAACATCAGCTACTGGAAAGGCACTACAGAGGAATACATCAAACTCTATGACTATACCGCCGATGCCGTGAAGCGGGCTTTGCCAACCGCCAAAATGGGCGGTCCCGAAGTGACAGGACCGGGTAACGAAAAATCGCATACATTTTTCAAAGCGTTCATGGACCACATTGTCAATGGAAAGAACTATGTAACGGGAAAGGTCGGTACCCCAATTGATTTCATTACATTCCATGCTAAAGGCGCGCCCAAACTGGTGGACGGGCATGT
This window harbors:
- a CDS encoding RagB/SusD family nutrient uptake outer membrane protein — its product is MITLVKTNKVAAICVGLLLAGSTGCQDILDEKVYSQVAVDAFYKTSDQAQLALNGVYTRLWDDTYRDGQWVTLGDVTAGILIGGGSANGSGDRSGVTNDFNTFSWNSDALELSTAWDFYYAAINRANVLIDKLAGSTISNKARLDGETRFLRALFYFNLVRIFGGVPLQTQGTTDLSEVNKPRNTAEEVYAFIGKDLETAASELSPYSEGDHTAGKATSLAATSLLAKVYLQQRQWQKAADEARKVIDSKAFDLMADYETIVNPDFRNGKEMIFSIQHGGNANSTSQLYQTRMIYLFGPPAMSLSNGTSIQFHFLKDLVIFQARKEFFANSPDTYRKWWSVRDKMPYYYKNGIKDLVRDTVKMYAPFLTKFNRVDFSTGILKEGVDYPLIRYADVLLTYAEAINELGNPTPAAYEAINKVRQRARAVGTANAQPASLYPDLAGLSQAQFRDALLTERAREFVGEGHYRWDLLRHDRLITNAKQLGITAAADKHTLFPIPALQLSRNTALKQNPGYN
- a CDS encoding GH39 family glycosyl hydrolase, with protein sequence MNQRKRNSWLKLIALNACMLSSLLSTDLLAQTSTDKPTQIEVDLTKDKGPLKPIWAWFGYDEPNYTYMKDGKKLLTEISKLSKVPVYVRVHSLLVTGDGEAALKWGSTNAYTEDANGKPVYNWTIVDKIFDTFIERGMKPIAQIGFMPQALSTKPEPYRHHWKPGDNYNDIYLGWAYPPKDYAKWSELVYQWVKHSVAKYGQKEVESWYWELWNEPNISYWKGTTEEYIKLYDYTADAVKRALPTAKMGGPEVTGPGNEKSHTFFKAFMDHIVNGKNYVTGKVGTPIDFITFHAKGAPKLVDGHVQMNMGTQLRDIDKGFEVVASYPSLKNLPIIIGESDPEGCAACSEDFSPQNAYRNGTMYSSYTAASFARKYDLAQSRGVNLAGAVTWAFEFEDQPWFRGFRDLATNGVDKPVLNVFRMFGMMPGNRVEVKSGLAYDYARVRDESVRAEADINALASKDARSAAVMVWNYHDDNVPAADAPVSVRLKGLPNKKVTLHHYRIDKEFSNSYEVWKKMGSPKNPTTEQVAELEATGQLKELSAPESVPVTSGEATLNFALPRQGVSLLKLSWD